The DNA sequence TGAATTAATAAACTCCGTGAGAAGCTGCGGCCATAGTACAGCACAATATTGTTTTGTGTTCTTGTTTCCATCTACTAAACCCTGTCATAGTCGCCGCGGTCACCACCGGAGTTGCGAGGGACGTTCGCCTATGATTGATCGACGTTCAGTCCCAACAACAATTACCATTTCATTAGACACGATCCATTGTGATATGGCCATATGGGCCAATGCAATCCTGTTGGCAGTAGGCTGCAGCAGTGAGCTATGCAGTTAATAAGAAGCATTTTCCCTAGTATCCCCCAATACAGCGTGATCATTCAACTTTCAGCCGGAGGAACTGATGAGAAATTGAGATGCTAAAGTAAAAAGCGACACTGCTGCATATATAATCTTTCCACGATAAATCGATAAATAATAACCAGCTAGCCGTGTTTCAGACATCGTAGCCTACTCTGTTCATTCAAGCGGTTTTATACTGACTAGTAGAGTAGTGACTTCCAATACTAGATGCAATCGATCAAATGCTCCTCCTCTGATCCCTCTGCACCATGGAACCAAAGCTGCAGGCAACACACACCTGGAAAGATCCAATGCAAGCAACAACTCGGTCGCGTTCGTCATCCCACCACGCTTGCACTGCAGGCGTGAAGCTCGGCGATTTGGGGCGTTCGTGCATTATTGCCTATATATGCTTCCTGAGCAGCACAGGCGTCATACGTCCATACATATAACACTGTTTGCCCGCCAGCCTCGATGTCGTCGTTGCTGCCGTCGTCCCTGCCCGGGCTGTCGTGCTCGTGCAGCTCCACAATGGGCTTGATCTTGTTGTCCCTGATGGCGATGCAAATGTCGTCGAGGAAGTGCTTCCGGAGCACCAAGGCGTGCACCAGCGTGGTGACGAACAGCCCCgcgaccgtgagcacggcgacCGCGGACAGCGCGACGCAGAGCGTCCTGGTGAAGGCGTTGTCCACCTCGGCGGAGTAGCGGATGGACGCGACGGCGGCGCCGGTCATCGGGAACGTGTACGCCCACCACGCCAGCGAGACGTGGCGGAACCCGCAGAGGAAGTTGTCCCGCACCGCCAGCGACGCCGACGCGTACAGGAACATGGCGACGAAGTAGGCCATCCTAGCCCCGAACCCGAACTCGGGCGCCGTGATCCTGGCCAGCGCCATGCTCGCCACGCTGGGCGCCGCCACGAAGAGGAACAGCGCCGGGTAGAGCTCCGCCTTGGGCATCGTCTCGCTAGTGGTGGGGAGCCGCTGGTACAGCGTCACGAACAGCACGGTGTAGTGCGCCAGGCCGACGGCGAAGAAGAAGACGGGGCCCTCCCTGAGCCCCATGTTGGCGCCCAGCAGCGCGCCCACGAAGTTGCCCACCACGGCCAGGTGGTTGGACGGGTTGGCGACCTTGGACAGCGGCCGCTGCCCGCCGGACATCCACTGGCCGTAGATCTTGAGCTCCAGGACGAGCACGGGCGCCATGAGCGCGTACCAGAGCCACTGCGGCAGGGGATCCCTGGCCACGGACTGCGGCACGCCGATGACCAGGAGGAGGCACGCGATCCATGGCGCGAAGAAGAAGTTCACCCGGATCGGGTGGTAGTACTCGCGCCGGACGgcgtcgaagaagaaggcggccTTGAGCGCGTACACGGCCGTGATGGCGCACATGAGCACCACGGAGATGCACCACAGCACCAGGTTCACCTTGTGGGTCATGTGCAGGAACATGGTCGGGGTCGGCGACGACGACGCCATCGTCTTCCACAGGATCGCCTGGCTGCTCACGCCCAGGCACATACCGAACGCCGACACCGGGAAACGGAGCAGGAACGGCCACGTCTTGTCCGACGGCGGCACCAGCTCCGACGACGACTGGGCACAAGGCAGGAGGAGCGATCAGTAACCTTGGAAACACAAATAAATTACTCCCTTATTTATAAATTACATACAAAGCATGTTggcttttaagcctaattattccatgattggacactaattgtcaaataaaacgaaaatacaaactttaacacctccaaccaaacactccCTATGTCTCATATAGGTGACTCGAACTTATGATCCATGTTTATATGAGTTAGAACAACTATCATGTCCAGTGGTGGTACCGAGTCTGGTTTCAAGATGCATTGAGTTGTGTTGATGTTGTAATGTGCACACATATTTGTCTTGTACTGgtgttttttctataaatttagtaaATTTTTGATAAAATAGTTTGATTTAGGATAATTATAGAAGTTTATTTGTCCCCTTCTCTTATATTTCACATGCTTGAATTTTAAAATGACTTTCGACAATAGTCTTATACGGCCAATTAGCTAGTACAAGTAAATTGTCACTTTTGGTGACACTACAAAAATTAGTGCTTTACATGACGTTTTTTTTGTGACGTTCTCACAAATCATCACAGAATTACATTGTCTATGCCAAGGATGATACACCTGTGACGATTAGACGTCACAGATGGCAACTCAGAAAACATCTACTACGGTGCTGACATGGATAATCGTGTCGGTCTAGTTAAAATGTTCAAAAATTTATTGCTGATTCCTAGGAATCAAACCTTGGATCTCTTCCAAAGGACTCGAGAGTGCTAACCACCAAGCTTGTATTCTGTTGTTGAGTATTGTCTATCCTACCGCAACTCAGTTCTTTGCCGTTGATACATAGTAGTGTGATTTGTTATTTGTCTTTGTATCGTAACAAATCAAATTTGTGTCCTTTTCTCACTATAGAAATAATTGTAAACTGTTAAATTATTTTTGTACCAACACATATAACATGTTGTGAGATTTGTACGTAGTTTTCTCTAACAAATTTTTTATTCTCGGAACAAAAAATTAACGAACTAAAACTATAATTTGAACATAAAATATATGTAATAACCACCATCTAAATGAAACTAAAAGTCAGACATCTAAAATTTAGCAAATCCCTTGGAACAGAGGCATCTAAAAATTGCAAAAGTGACCGTGCATGTATCTTGAGCTTGTCGAGCTCGGGGCCTTCCAGGGCGATGAAGAAGCGATCAACTTTGGGCCGCCAGAGCTCgtcgtcttcttcctcctcgtggACCTCCGGCGGCGCCG is a window from the Sorghum bicolor cultivar BTx623 chromosome 5, Sorghum_bicolor_NCBIv3, whole genome shotgun sequence genome containing:
- the LOC8055027 gene encoding S-type anion channel SLAH3 — protein: MEEAANSKTQTPPPPARENGGGSVWFTHQPADTVAFRSQPIPGGHHQPPRGATGVMIMSSDKLNHLAGAAPPEVHEEEEDDELWRPKVDRFFIALEGPELDKLKTSSELVPPSDKTWPFLLRFPVSAFGMCLGVSSQAILWKTMASSSPTPTMFLHMTHKVNLVLWCISVVLMCAITAVYALKAAFFFDAVRREYYHPIRVNFFFAPWIACLLLVIGVPQSVARDPLPQWLWYALMAPVLVLELKIYGQWMSGGQRPLSKVANPSNHLAVVGNFVGALLGANMGLREGPVFFFAVGLAHYTVLFVTLYQRLPTTSETMPKAELYPALFLFVAAPSVASMALARITAPEFGFGARMAYFVAMFLYASASLAVRDNFLCGFRHVSLAWWAYTFPMTGAAVASIRYSAEVDNAFTRTLCVALSAVAVLTVAGLFVTTLVHALVLRKHFLDDICIAIRDNKIKPIVELHEHDSPGRDDGSNDDIEAGGQTVLYVWTYDACAAQEAYIGNNARTPQIAELHACSASVVG